A single Polyodon spathula isolate WHYD16114869_AA chromosome 6, ASM1765450v1, whole genome shotgun sequence DNA region contains:
- the LOC121316615 gene encoding adenosine receptor A2a-like, protein MDCDISQHLTQKMNDSKNSSILETLPADQVLQLNIPYAAAELVIAVLSTVGNMLVCVAVMKNRKLQTVTNYFLVSLATADICVGALAIPCAIMTDLGIPRYNLYLCLLMLSVLIMLTQSSIFSLLAVAVERYIAIFLPFHYQTIMTPRNAIIIIIVTWILAFLIGLVPLMGWHKTSPDSGYCFFVFVVDMTYMVYFNFFACVLTPLIIMFLIYAQIFIAVKHQIRRMAANNIQSNVQNKQADSIKKEMKTATSLFLVLFLFTICWIPLHIINCFIVLCPHCSIPLPLLLTAIILSHANSAVNPILYAYKMKSFRRTFKAIFLCYSNVVEPEDLPEEH, encoded by the coding sequence ATGGACTGCGATATCAGTCAGCACCTAACCCAGAAAATGAATGATTCTAAAAACAGCAGCATTCTGGAAACTCTGCCTGCAGATCAAGTTCTTCAGCTCAACATCCCCTATGCTGCCGCAGAACTTGTGATTGCTGTGCTCTCCACAGTGGGCAACATGCTTGTCTGTGTTGCAGTGATGAAGAACAGAAAACTACAAACAGTCACCAACTACTTCCTGGTCTCACTGGCCACTGCCGACATCTGTGTGGGAGCCCTGGCCATCCCTTGCGCTATAATGACCGATTTGGGCATTCCCAGGTACAACCTATACCTCTGTCTACTAATGCTGTCAGTGCTTATCATGCTAACCCAAAGCTCAATTTTTAGCTTGCTTGCTGTGGCAGTGGAGCGTTACATTGCAATCTTCCTCCCCTTCCATTATCAGACCATCATGACCCCGAGAAATGCCATAATCATTATCATTGTCACCTGGATTTTAGCTTTCTTGATCGGACTGGTTCCTCTGATGGGGTGGCATAAAACGTCTCCCGACTCAGGTTACTGTTTCTTTGTCTTTGTGGTCGATATGACGTACATGGTTTATTTTAACTTCTTTGCCTGCGTGCTGACCCCCCTCATCATCATGTTCCTCATCTATGCCCAGATCTTCATTGCTGTGAAGCATCAAATCAGGCGAATGGCAGCCAACAACATCCAGAGCAATGTGCAGAACAAGCAAGCAGACAGCATTAAAAAGGAGATGAAGACAGCCACCTCCCTGTTTCTGGTTCTCTTCCTATTCACCATCTGCTGGATTCCTCTGCACATCATCAACTGCTTTATCGTGCTCTGCCCCCATTGCTCCATCCCACTACCGCTACTCCTAACGGCCATCATCCTGTCCCACGCCAACTCTGCCGTCAACCCCATCCTCTATGCTTACAAGATGAAGTCTTTCCGGAGGACCTTCAAGGCCATTTTCCTGTGCTACAGCAATGTGGTAGAGCCAGAGGACTTACCAGAGGAACACTAG